The Chanos chanos chromosome 6, fChaCha1.1, whole genome shotgun sequence genome includes a region encoding these proteins:
- the prss59 gene encoding thymus-specific serine protease, with product MAFWNSVLFGKVPRLFKVVAILACVACFPCDARFKGFRRFRNQFSAEPNENRHTVEDQWFIQRLDHFNGADTRVWKQRYFVNDSFYKPGGPVFLMIGGEGPANPAWMQYGTWLTYAEKLGALCLLLEHRFYGKSHPTEDLSTDNLHYLSSRQALADLAHFRTVIAEERGLTDRKWVAFGGSYPGSLATWFRLKYPHLVHASIATSAPVYATVNFPEYLEVVWRSLASESPECPQLVREATDTLLLRLHDPSSLDNITKDFRLCSKLSSQSFMDIAYFLESLAGNFMDVVQYNEDNREFEGVVGTNITIKVLCGVMLDSSVGDPYERYAAVARLMLQTFSQPCLDAQYTHYLQDMRNISWDGPASGGGRQWVYQTCTEFGFYQSTDSPNQPFSGFPLRYHLQQCADLYNLSDPERSVAEAVKQTNEEYGGYDIRATRIVFPNGSVDPWHALGVTSDISRDLPAVFIKGTAHCANMYPARAQDLPQLSLARDHIFLLLQKWLNE from the exons ATGGCTTTTTGGAATTCTGTTCTGTTCGGCAAAGTGCCTAGGCTTTTTAAAGTTGTAGCGATTCTTGCATGTGTTGCATGCTTTCCTTGTGACGCGCGTTTCAAAGGTTTCCGTCGGTTCAGAAATCAGTTCTCCGCAGaaccaaatgaaaacagacacaccgTTGAGGATCAGTGGTTCATCCAAAGACTGGACCATTTCAACGGGGCTGATACCAGGGTGTGGAAGCAG AGGTATTTTGTGAACGACAGTTTCTACAAACCTGGCGGTCCAGTGTTTCTGATGATCGGGGGTGAGGGACCTGCTAACCCGGCTTGGATGCAGTACGGGACGTGGCTCACTTACGCCGAAAAACTCGGAGCACTGTGTCTATTGCTCGAGCACCGGTTCTACGGGAAGAGTCACCCAACAGA GGATCTGAGTACGGATAACCTTCACTACCTCAGCAGTCGTCAGGCGTTGGCTGACCTCGCCCACTTCCGCACCGTTATCGCGGAGGAGCGAGGCCTGACCGACAGAAAGTGGGTGGCGTTCGGTGGCTCCTACCCAGGATCCCTTGCAACCTGGTTTCGATTGAAATACCCTCACCTGGTCCACGCCTCCATAGCAACCAGTGCACCTGTATACGCGACAGTCAACTTCCCTG AGTATCTGGAGGTCGTGTGGCGTTCGCTGGCGAGCGAGAGTCCCGAGTGCCCGCAGCTGGTGAGGGAAGCCACAGACACGCTGCTGCTTCGTCTCCACGATCCAAGCAGTCTCGACAATATAACAAAAGACTTCAG gctgtGCTCTAAGCTGTCGTCTCAGTCGTTTATGGACATTGCGTATTTTCTCGAGTCGCTGGCTGGAAACTTCATGGATGTGGTTCAGTATAATGAGGACAACCGAgagtttgag ggtgTTGTAGGCACTAACATCACCATAAAGGTCCTGTGCGGGGTGATGCTGGACTCATCTGTAGGTGATCCATACGAGCGATACGCTGCTGTGGCCAGACTCATGTTACAGACCTTCTCTCAGCCCTGCCTGGACGCCCAGTACACACACTACCTACAGGACATGAGGAACATCAGCTGGGACGGACCGGCCTcaggaggag GGCGGCAGTGGGTGTATCAGACCTGTACAGAGTTTGGATTCTATCAGAGCACGGATTCACCTAATCAGCCTTTCAGTGGATTCCCTTTAcg ttatcACTTACAGCAGTGTGCAGACCTATATAACCTGAGTGATCCAGAGCGGTCAGTTGCTGAGGCTGTGAAGCAGACCAATGAGGAGTACGGAGGATATGACATCAGAGCCACACGCATCGTCTTCCCTAACGGTTCTGTCGACCCCTGGCATGCCCTTGGAGTGACCAGTGACATCAGCCGTGACCTCCCAGCTGTCTTcatcaaag gtactgCTCACTGTGCCAATATGTACCCAGCTCGCGCTCAGGACCTTCCCCAGCTGAGCCTGGCAAGAGACCATATCTTTCTACTGCTTCAGAAGTggctgaatgagtga